The DNA region AGACTAGGGCCTAGTGCACTACTAGTGGATAAGGATGACAAATTAGTGATTCTACAATATGGTCATGGTCAGGCTGTAAAAATGAATAGTCCTTTGGATAAACCTACAAATGATTTTAGTGTTTTTGTTGATAATTATAATGGTGTTCGATTCAATAATACAAATGATGCAGCCTTTCATTCTAATGGAAATATGATTATGTCTGATCCGCCTCCTGTAAAGGAAGATGGTTTAAAAGCTGCTGTATATAGCATTTCTCCTAAAGGTGAAGTAAAGATTGTTACCGATACCTTGTCTAGCCCTAATGGAATTGCTTTTTCCCCAGATGAGCGAACCGTTTATATAGCTAATGCAGATTGGAAACATGCCATTTGGATTGCTGCAGATGTCGATGAAGACGGAGACATTTCAAACGGCAGGTTATTTTTTGATGCTACAGGAAATGCTCCAAAAGAAAAAGGGCATCCTGATGGGTTAAAAGTTAATAAAAATGGAATCATTTTCGCAACTGGTCCTGGAGGTGTTTATATTTTAAACCCTGAAGGAAAGCATTTAGGAACTATTTTAAATGACGAATTTAATACGAATTGTGTTTTAGACGATAAAGAAGAAACTTTATACATTACCTCTGGCCCAAAATTAATGAGAGTAAAGTTGAAGCCCAAGTCATAATCAATCAAAAATAATTTTTAATTTTTTGTTCTCTTTTTGTAACTGAGTAACAATTTTATCAGTTGCATTTGATTTAGAAAGATATAAGCTCTTTAGGTGGATTAATTTTGGAACTACAACTAGTAGTTTTTCAGAAACTTCGGTATCATAAAGATTAAGAGATTCTAAATTCTTTAGTTTTTCTAAATGTATTAATCCGTTATCCGAAATTTTATTTTTACTGAGGTTTAGTTTAATTAGATTTTCCAATTGTCCTATTTTTTCAAGATCCTTGTCAGAAAGATTTGAATTGCTCATGTTCAGCCAAATTAATTGATCTTTTACCTCTAGAAGTATTTCAACACTATTTGTTGTAAGTTTTTTTTCACTTAAACTGAAATTTGCTTCCAAAAAATAATTGTCTTTCATCAATACGTTTAAAATATAACCATGATTGCTTAAAGAATCAATGATTTCTTTTTTTGGTGGTTGAACCTTTTCCCTTAAGAATTTATTTTTATCAAGACCTAATTGTCGGTTAACATTATCTATTATTTCTTTATCGGGGTTAAGTGCTGTAAAATAACCAGTTGAAGGAGCGTCCTTATCTATCCACCAACCAATTAGAGCAACTTCATCATCAGTTAGTGGGCGTTTTCCTTCAGTGGGCATAAAATCATCATGAGTTTCAGGAAGTGTAATTCGTCTAAACAAATCACTTGAGTTAGCATCACCTGGAATTATTACATCTCCATTTTCACCGCCTTTCATTAAATCTGAAAAAGTTGTTAACTCTAAGTCTCCTTTCTTTTTATCAGAATTATGACAACTTACACAGCGATCATTCATTATAGGAGAAATTAAGTCTAGATAAACATGAGCAGAATCTAAAACAGTCACTTTTTTACGTGGAATGGCTTTATTTGGCAAACCTGCTAATTGACGAATTGGATTTGGAGCATATTCTAATAAATAGGTTGATCCGTGTGTTAGGTTCCCACCTAAGTGTCCTGTATAAAAAATTGTAAAAACTACTAGAGTTACAAGTATCGACTTTCCATAAAATGGAATTTTAATTTGTTTTTTAGCTATATAATAAAAAATTATCGAAAACAAGAGCACTGCCACACCACTCCATTTATGCCAGAATATAGTGTCTTCGTTATAATCACCAGATAACGAAAGAAAATAGCCAAACAAAACTGCGAAAAATGCCCCGATGGCACCAAGTCCCCATATATACTGAACAAAAGGTTTTAAAGGCTCAAATTTTTTCCGTTTTGTTGAAACTTCAGCAAGAACTGCTAGTAATAAAAAACCAATAGGAAGATGAACGACTAAAGGATGGATTCTTCCAAAAAATAAAATAATATCAGAAGGAGTTTCTAAATCAATATTTAGTAATACAGTTATCCCCATTTATATTATTTGAGAGGTGTTCCTTTTATGGGTTTACCATTTGTCGTTAATATTTGAAAATGGTGAGCTCGATATTTGTCATAGATCCAAACTATATTTTTATCAGAATCTACTTCAAACATCTTAATTCCTTTTTGTGTACCATAGCTTGCAATTACAGTATTTCCATTGGGTAATCTTTGTGCCCCACAAGGATCTACTAAGGGTTTTTCTTCAAATAGCGAATTATCAATTTCCCAAACTATTTCTCCTTCTGAATCCAATTCTATAACCCTATTTCCATTAGTTAAAGTAACTAAGGTATTTCCATTCTTTGATCGAATTGCTGTGAATGGCCAAGTCTTTGCTTCTCTTCCTCCAAAGGTTGCATAATCTGTGCTAAAAGCCTTAACTACCTTTCCGTCTGGTTGATACTCTTTCACAGCAAAAGCTAAAAGGTGAGGGACCAGGTAGTTTCCGTTTTTCAATTTCCTAGCCATACGTGTTTGCATGTGAATATTATCAGTTTCTGGTTGAAGCGGTACACTTTTAACTACTTCACCCTTTTTATTTATCTCAACAATTCTTGGTTTTGTACCAGATTCAGTAATCATAGTATGTCCATTAGCAAGTCGCACAGCAGTACCTAATTCCATGGAATCTTCAGATTTTTTATAGGTAAGGATAATTTTCTTTTTCTTGTTGTATTCTCTAACTTCATCAGCCCAACAAATTAAAACGTTCCCATTTTTAAGCACATAACCATCTCTTGCTCCAGGCTTTTCTGAATTCCAAATAACTTCTCCAGCTTCACCAATAATTCCGGTAAACTGTGGGCCAGCAATAAAAAAAGAATGGCTAATACCCGATGCTGATTTTTGAGCCGTTAAAAAGAATGGGATGATTAGAAAAAGAAAAAGACTTAATTTTAATATTGATTTGTTTTTCATTGTGTAGCGGTTTAATTTTAAGCCAATATGTCTTTAATTACATGTCCATGAACATCTGTTAACCTCATATCTCGACCTCCAAAACGAAAGGTTAAATGTTCGTGATTGATTCCCATTAAATGCATCATAGTAGCATGTAAATCATGAACTGTGACTTCATTTTCAATAACTCTATAACCATACTCATCTGTTCGTCCGTATATTGTGCCACCTTTTATGCCTGCTCCAGCCATCCACATACTACATGCCGAAGGGTTATGGTCGCGTCCGTTATCTCCTTGTGCAAATGGTGTTCTTCCAAACTCACCTGTCCAAACGACCAAGGTTTCTTCCAATAATCCTCTAGATTTTAAATCTTTTAAAAGTCCAGCAATGGGTTGGTCAACTGCATGAGCATTTTTTTCATGCCCTTCCTTTAAATTTCCATGTTGATCCCATCGATCTGAACCAACATTAGGACAAGTTAATTCTATAAACCGGACACCTCTTTCTACCAATCTACGGGCTAATAAACATTGAGCGGCATAACCACGAGTATGTGGGTCGTCTGATTCAAAACCATATAGTTTTTTTGTGGCTTTCGTTTCTGCTTTAAATTCTGTCAATTCTGGAATTGATGATTGCATTTTATATGCCAATTCATAATTTGAAATGGCAGATTCTACGGCATCTACTTCTCCTATTTCTTCTAATTGTTGTTTATCTAATCGACTAATAAACCCAAGTTTTTGTTCTTGTAAATTTTTAATTTCTTCTTTGGGTTTAATATTGGCAATAGGCTGTGCACCAGCTTTTAAAACGGATGCTTGATAAGAAGCGGGTAAAAAACCATTTTTGAAATTATCTAAACCACCTGGAGGAATTAAACCACCATCTAAAACAACATATCCGGGTATGTTTTTATTTTCACTTCCTAAACCGTAGTTAATCCAAGACCCCATACTTGGCCTACCCTGAAGTCCGCTACCCGTATGTAAAAAATAATTTGCATTGGTATGTTCAGGAAATTGTGATGTCAACGATCTTATTAATGCAATGTCATCAACACAAGTAGCAATATGCGGAAAGAGTTCACTAACTGGCATTCCACATTCTCCATATTGCTTAAACTCCCAAGGACTTTTTAATATTTTACCTACATTATTAAATTGTGTGGCATCAACTTTAAATTTTTTTCTCGGATCTTGTCCATTTTCTTTAGTAAGTCTAGGTTTTGGATCAAAAGAATCGACTTGAGAAACACCACCATCCATGTAAAGAAAGATAATATTCTTTGCTTTTGGCAAATAATGTGGCCCTATGTTAAGATTTGAACTAGCGTCTAAAATTGACTTACCTGGTTGATTACAAGATGCCGGAAGCATACCGAACAAACTCATAAAAGCGAGTGATCCAAAGCCACCTTTACAAATGTCTAGCATCTCACGGCGTGACATGGGTTTTCGCAAAAAATTATGATACTTGCTCATTATATTAGGTATAAAAATTCTTTTAAGTTAAACATACTATGGCAATATTCTTTCCAGACTTCTAAGTTAACATCAGCTTCTGAGTTTACCGTACTTTTTGTTTCCTTGAGCTGTGAAATGAATTGGCTAGCATTTGAAATTTCACTCTCAGATGGTTTTCTGGAAAAAGCACGTATATAAACCCATTCAATTTTTTGATTGAAGGATAACTTGTTAATGGCTACTAATTTCTTAGCCATAATTTCAGCTTGAGCAATTACAAAAGGATCGTTCATTAAAATTAAAGACTGAGAAGGTACATTGGTTACATCACGTTTACCAAAAGTGGTAAATGGCATAGGGCGATCAAAAGTTGTCATCATAGGCTCTAAAAAATTCCGTCTCACTTCCTGATAAATACTTCTTCTACCATTTCCATCTAACGGACCAGATTCTCCCGGTCTTCCTCTTCCTTGCATAAACTCGGTAAGGTACATAGGAACTGGAGGCCCATAAATGGAATCGTTTAAGCTTTCCGATACTACTAGAATACCATCTCTAATGGCTTCTGACTCTAAACGCCTTAAAGGAAACGAAGCTAAATAGACATTGTTAGGATCTTTTTTTGAAAGTTCATCATCCGTGATTGTACTCCGTTTAAAGGCTTCAGAAGTTACAATGTATTTTATCATTTTTTTTATAGACCATCCCTCATTTTGAAATTTAATAGCAAGATGATCTAGTAGTTCAGGATGTGATGGTAATTTTCCTTGAAGTCCAAAGTTATCTACGGTCTCAACGATCCCTCTACCAAAAAGATGATGCCAAAGACGGTTTACCATAACCCTAGAAGTTAAAGGATTTTCTTTATCTAGCATGGCATTTGCTAGTTCTAATCGTCCACTGCCTTTCGATTTAAAAGCAACATCTCCTAAAGGCAATGCAGATAAAAACCTTCTAGGTATGCTATCTTTAGAGGGTTCATTATGATTCCCTCTATTGAACACTGGGCTGTTTATTGAAAAACCATCGGAAACACCATAAATGAATGAGCTATTTTGTAAATCTTTAGCTAATTTCTTTGTGCTGTAAATTGCAGTTATTAATTCAGGAAAAGAAGTCTTTATATCACCTAATTTGAGCTTAGTGTTCAGTGCCGCAATTAGAGATGTTGAATTGGTGTTCTCTACTATTTTTGAAGGCCATTCAGAATTATAAGAGATTGCGTACTGTGCCTCTATAAAAGCATCCTCAGACAAATTAAAATTATGCCGTTGGTATTCACCAGAGAGAATTTCTATATACGCTTTTTGGCCTTTCCAAGCTCCTACGTTAAACGTATAATTTTTCCAATCAGAACTGTTTACTCCTTTAGTAAGGTCTCCGTAAATAGGGTTTTGAATCAATTGAAAATTATCAATAATTACACGAACTGTACTTTTGTCTCCTCTTGCACGAACACCAATAAAATCAGAATCCAATACAAAATCAGGTGATCTTAATGTTCCAAAAATACCAGTATCTAAAACTTTGCTAGATGCCTTTCCTTTTTCAAAGGTTATTAACTTTCCAGATTTTTTGTCAATTATAGGATTTCCTAAAGTGGAATTTTTACCAAATGCAATGCCATTACTTACCCAACCATCAAAATCAGAACCTCTAAAATCACCAATCATTTTATAATCGCCAACAGGATAATTATTTAATTTTTGATTTATTTTTTTTGGTTGAACTTTACCAGAAACTATCGTTTTAATATAGTCTTGAATTTTCAGTATTTCTTTTGAGTTTAATTCTTTTGAAGTCGATAGATCCGAATCGAGCGGTGTAAAACGAGTACTTTCCATAACTCCATACAATGCATAATAATCTGCTGCCGTTATTGGGTCAAATTTATGATCGTGACATTTGGCACATGACACAGTAAGTCCCTGAAAAGTTTTGGTGGTTACATCGATCATGTTATCGATACGATTGGATTCATCTTGTTTAATATCAACAGGGCTGTGCGTACCTTCTCCAAATGTATAAAAAGCCGTTCCTAATTGAGATTCTAAAATTCCATTTTTTGTGTTGTATCGTTTTTGTGCTAACAAATCTCCTGCTAAATGTTCCTTTAACAATTGGTCATACGGAACATCATCGTTAAACGCTCTTATCAAATAATCGCGATATTTCCAAGCACCAGTAATGGTATAATCAAATTCATGCCCCTTAGTTTCTGCATATCTAACTAAATCCATCCAATGTCTTGCCCACCTTTCTCCATATGCTGATGAATTTAAATAATTATCTACCATTTTTTCATAGGCATCCTCTGAAGAGTCTGAAACATAATTTTCAATATCTTTTGGCAATGGGGGTAGTCCAGTTAATAGATATGCAACCCTACGAATAAGCGAATATTTGTTTGCTAATGGTACTTTATCTAGCCCCTTTTCTTCTAAACGTTTGTCAATAAAATAATCAATTGAGGCGTTATTTTTAAGTTCTTCATTATAAGTAGGTTTTATAAATGACCAATGCCGTTTCCATTCTGCACCTTGTTTAATCCACTTTTCTAATAAATCTTTTTCCCTTTGGGTTAATTTATTATTAGTTTCAGGCGGAGGCATCATTTGATCTTCATGCTGATGGTTAATTCTGCTTATTAATTGACTCTTATTAGGTTTTCCAGGAACCACAGCAAATCCACCTTCTTTTAAAGCAGCCGTTGCTCCTTCATAAGTATCTAGTCTTAAATCTGCTTCTCTACT from Aureibaculum sp. 2308TA14-22 includes:
- a CDS encoding SMP-30/gluconolactonase/LRE family protein; translation: MELFSKVLKIVILIVFFISCGKKEKEKLRKFPTVGEIERLDKQLDEVISPDAVIEVLSTGHEWSEGPIWIKEEQKLVYTDVRNQKIFQWTENDSVTLYLDMKDGDRLGPSALLVDKDDKLVILQYGHGQAVKMNSPLDKPTNDFSVFVDNYNGVRFNNTNDAAFHSNGNMIMSDPPPVKEDGLKAAVYSISPKGEVKIVTDTLSSPNGIAFSPDERTVYIANADWKHAIWIAADVDEDGDISNGRLFFDATGNAPKEKGHPDGLKVNKNGIIFATGPGGVYILNPEGKHLGTILNDEFNTNCVLDDKEETLYITSGPKLMRVKLKPKS
- a CDS encoding c-type cytochrome domain-containing protein; the encoded protein is MGITVLLNIDLETPSDIILFFGRIHPLVVHLPIGFLLLAVLAEVSTKRKKFEPLKPFVQYIWGLGAIGAFFAVLFGYFLSLSGDYNEDTIFWHKWSGVAVLLFSIIFYYIAKKQIKIPFYGKSILVTLVVFTIFYTGHLGGNLTHGSTYLLEYAPNPIRQLAGLPNKAIPRKKVTVLDSAHVYLDLISPIMNDRCVSCHNSDKKKGDLELTTFSDLMKGGENGDVIIPGDANSSDLFRRITLPETHDDFMPTEGKRPLTDDEVALIGWWIDKDAPSTGYFTALNPDKEIIDNVNRQLGLDKNKFLREKVQPPKKEIIDSLSNHGYILNVLMKDNYFLEANFSLSEKKLTTNSVEILLEVKDQLIWLNMSNSNLSDKDLEKIGQLENLIKLNLSKNKISDNGLIHLEKLKNLESLNLYDTEVSEKLLVVVPKLIHLKSLYLSKSNATDKIVTQLQKENKKLKIIFD
- a CDS encoding beta-propeller domain-containing protein, translated to MKNKSILKLSLFLFLIIPFFLTAQKSASGISHSFFIAGPQFTGIIGEAGEVIWNSEKPGARDGYVLKNGNVLICWADEVREYNKKKKIILTYKKSEDSMELGTAVRLANGHTMITESGTKPRIVEINKKGEVVKSVPLQPETDNIHMQTRMARKLKNGNYLVPHLLAFAVKEYQPDGKVVKAFSTDYATFGGREAKTWPFTAIRSKNGNTLVTLTNGNRVIELDSEGEIVWEIDNSLFEEKPLVDPCGAQRLPNGNTVIASYGTQKGIKMFEVDSDKNIVWIYDKYRAHHFQILTTNGKPIKGTPLK
- a CDS encoding DUF1501 domain-containing protein, whose amino-acid sequence is MSKYHNFLRKPMSRREMLDICKGGFGSLAFMSLFGMLPASCNQPGKSILDASSNLNIGPHYLPKAKNIIFLYMDGGVSQVDSFDPKPRLTKENGQDPRKKFKVDATQFNNVGKILKSPWEFKQYGECGMPVSELFPHIATCVDDIALIRSLTSQFPEHTNANYFLHTGSGLQGRPSMGSWINYGLGSENKNIPGYVVLDGGLIPPGGLDNFKNGFLPASYQASVLKAGAQPIANIKPKEEIKNLQEQKLGFISRLDKQQLEEIGEVDAVESAISNYELAYKMQSSIPELTEFKAETKATKKLYGFESDDPHTRGYAAQCLLARRLVERGVRFIELTCPNVGSDRWDQHGNLKEGHEKNAHAVDQPIAGLLKDLKSRGLLEETLVVWTGEFGRTPFAQGDNGRDHNPSACSMWMAGAGIKGGTIYGRTDEYGYRVIENEVTVHDLHATMMHLMGINHEHLTFRFGGRDMRLTDVHGHVIKDILA
- a CDS encoding PSD1 and planctomycete cytochrome C domain-containing protein, giving the protein MNLIKKIKKLCTLFILCLIILSCNNSDSSYEPLPKTVDFNFHIRPILVQNCYLCHGPDPSSREADLRLDTYEGATAALKEGGFAVVPGKPNKSQLISRINHQHEDQMMPPPETNNKLTQREKDLLEKWIKQGAEWKRHWSFIKPTYNEELKNNASIDYFIDKRLEEKGLDKVPLANKYSLIRRVAYLLTGLPPLPKDIENYVSDSSEDAYEKMVDNYLNSSAYGERWARHWMDLVRYAETKGHEFDYTITGAWKYRDYLIRAFNDDVPYDQLLKEHLAGDLLAQKRYNTKNGILESQLGTAFYTFGEGTHSPVDIKQDESNRIDNMIDVTTKTFQGLTVSCAKCHDHKFDPITAADYYALYGVMESTRFTPLDSDLSTSKELNSKEILKIQDYIKTIVSGKVQPKKINQKLNNYPVGDYKMIGDFRGSDFDGWVSNGIAFGKNSTLGNPIIDKKSGKLITFEKGKASSKVLDTGIFGTLRSPDFVLDSDFIGVRARGDKSTVRVIIDNFQLIQNPIYGDLTKGVNSSDWKNYTFNVGAWKGQKAYIEILSGEYQRHNFNLSEDAFIEAQYAISYNSEWPSKIVENTNSTSLIAALNTKLKLGDIKTSFPELITAIYSTKKLAKDLQNSSFIYGVSDGFSINSPVFNRGNHNEPSKDSIPRRFLSALPLGDVAFKSKGSGRLELANAMLDKENPLTSRVMVNRLWHHLFGRGIVETVDNFGLQGKLPSHPELLDHLAIKFQNEGWSIKKMIKYIVTSEAFKRSTITDDELSKKDPNNVYLASFPLRRLESEAIRDGILVVSESLNDSIYGPPVPMYLTEFMQGRGRPGESGPLDGNGRRSIYQEVRRNFLEPMMTTFDRPMPFTTFGKRDVTNVPSQSLILMNDPFVIAQAEIMAKKLVAINKLSFNQKIEWVYIRAFSRKPSESEISNASQFISQLKETKSTVNSEADVNLEVWKEYCHSMFNLKEFLYLI